Proteins encoded by one window of Vigna radiata var. radiata cultivar VC1973A chromosome 5, Vradiata_ver6, whole genome shotgun sequence:
- the LOC106760664 gene encoding cysteine-rich repeat secretory protein 38, with product MSSTKLFSTFLFSLTLSLILQTSFGADPLFHFCSNSQNFTANSPYESNLKSVINSLIYKTPSSGFGVASVGIDQNQKAYGLALCRGDVSASECKTCVSEAPKEILNRCPYNKGGIIWYDHCMFKYLDTDFFGKIDYTNRFYMWNLNNVSDPSSFNYKTRELLSQLAEKAYVNSNLYATGEIYLENSVTLYGLTQCTRDLSSNDCKKCLDDAIDELPNCCDGKEGGRVVSGSCNFRYEIYPFVKE from the coding sequence ATGTCTTCCACGAAGCTTTTTtccacttttcttttctcactaaCCTTATCTCTCATTCTCCAAACCTCTTTTGGAGCTGACCCTCTCTTCCATTTCTGTTCAAATTCTCAGAATTTCACAGCCAATAGTCCATATGAATCAAACTTGAAAAGTGTCATCAACTCGCTCATCTACAAGACCCCTTCATCAGGATTTGGTGTTGCCTCTGTGGGCATAGACCAAAACCAGAAAGCATATGGTCTTGCTCTTTGCCGTGGTGACGTATCAGCCTCAGAATGTAAAACCTGTGTTTCTGAGGCACCCAAGGAAATCCTTAATCGCTGTCCGTACAACAAAGGTGGCATCATTTGGTACGACCACTGCATGTTCAAGTACTTGGACACTGATTTCTTTGGCAAAATTGACTACACAAACAGGTTCTACATGTGGAACCTGAACAATGTGAGTGACCCTTCATCGTTTAACTACAAGACTAGAGAGTTATTGAGCCAGCTTGCGGAGAAAGCTTATGTTAACAGCAACTTGTATGCAACTGGAGAGATATATCTTGAGAATTCAGTGACCCTTTATGGGTTGACTCAGTGCACCAGAGACCTTTCAAGCAATGATTGCAAGAAGTGTCTTGATGATGCCATTGACGAGCTCCCGAATTGCTGTGATGGCAAAGAAGGAGGTAGGGTTGTGAGTGGAAGTTGCAACTTTCGTTATGAGATATACCCTTTTGTCAAAGAGTAG